The proteins below are encoded in one region of Desulfovibrio sp. TomC:
- the mraZ gene encoding division/cell wall cluster transcriptional repressor MraZ produces MFRGHSNRSLDPKGRLMLPPEFREEIFRLVPDGRIMLTNNFDGAISGYPMPEWEQVEASFRSGNTLIPGFRDIERFFIAGATEVTLDKQGRVLIPPYLRTYAALDKDLVLAGVGTKFEIWDQSRFEERLRQTAANFNAHMDTLAASGIALRF; encoded by the coding sequence GTGTTCAGAGGGCATTCCAATCGCAGCCTCGACCCCAAGGGTCGCTTGATGCTGCCTCCGGAGTTTCGGGAGGAGATCTTTCGACTCGTCCCTGATGGCCGGATCATGCTCACCAATAACTTCGATGGGGCCATAAGCGGCTATCCCATGCCGGAATGGGAGCAGGTGGAAGCCAGTTTTCGGTCCGGCAACACACTGATTCCGGGCTTCCGGGACATCGAACGGTTTTTTATTGCCGGGGCCACCGAGGTGACGCTGGATAAGCAGGGGCGGGTGCTCATTCCGCCGTATCTGCGCACCTACGCCGCTCTGGACAAGGATTTGGTGCTGGCCGGGGTGGGGACGAAGTTCGAAATCTGGGACCAGAGCCGCTTCGAGGAGCGCCTGCGCCAGACCGCCGCCAATTTCAACGCGCATATGGACACGCTGGCCGCGTCCGGAATCGCGCTGCGGTTTTAA
- a CDS encoding penicillin-binding transpeptidase domain-containing protein, whose translation MRKPPKERQHTTVRDWSRVKLTCVGVLLGLAWLGLWSRAGYLQIVAGPELAQLAVRQHVASEVDKGARGEIYDRSGRLLAKSVEIEGLFVRPKEIVDPDKTAAFLAKVLHMKEQRVRKKLQSSSGMVYLSWRVGDRTAARIREAALPGVHFTKEFGRFYPNGHLASQLMGFVGVGDVGLEGLEKSFDGQLSGRQAKYVVQRDASGRRFYFDSQGRELADINGHDVRLTIDAQIQFFAEEELEKAVTTNNAKAGTCLVVHVPTGEVLAMANYPFFNPNVGRGISPRIARNHAALDVFEPGSTMKPLLVAAALQERTVRPSTTFNCENGKFGLAGRVIKDTHSYGVLPVNMIVRVSSNIGAAKIGMQLGSARLHNYFEKLGFGRQSGLPISGEGKGLLRPVKAWSILDLATASFGQGVAVTPAQLAQAYLILANDGVYKPLKIVAAPDDAAAQRQPYRVFDADVARTVQQMMRDVVHEEHGTGRSAMIAGLETGGKTGTAQKAGSTGGYGNKYLGSYVSFIPAISPEYIVMVMVDEPEPSHYGGVVAAPAVREVTLRMLSYLGRMPETVQVAKAAASGAVSGSTAAAETPAAPMAPSKADKDILAIAQSKTAETKAVEIHAVPDFSGMPLRRVVEILAGKGIMPRLEGQGLVVSKQSPGPGTPWPGENKSEFVLWLARPS comes from the coding sequence ATGCGCAAACCGCCCAAAGAACGCCAGCACACGACCGTACGGGACTGGAGCCGGGTCAAGCTCACCTGTGTGGGTGTCCTGCTGGGACTGGCCTGGCTTGGCCTGTGGAGCCGGGCTGGCTATCTGCAGATCGTGGCCGGTCCGGAGTTGGCCCAATTGGCCGTTCGCCAGCATGTGGCCTCGGAAGTGGACAAGGGGGCGCGCGGCGAAATTTATGACCGCTCTGGTCGCCTGCTGGCCAAAAGCGTCGAGATCGAAGGCCTGTTTGTCCGGCCCAAGGAAATTGTCGATCCGGACAAGACGGCGGCCTTCCTGGCCAAGGTGCTCCACATGAAGGAGCAGCGGGTCAGGAAGAAGCTGCAAAGTTCGTCGGGCATGGTCTACCTGTCCTGGCGGGTCGGGGACCGCACCGCTGCGCGCATCCGGGAAGCGGCCCTGCCGGGTGTGCATTTCACCAAGGAATTTGGGCGGTTTTATCCCAATGGCCATCTGGCCAGCCAGTTGATGGGCTTTGTCGGCGTGGGGGATGTGGGCCTTGAGGGCCTGGAGAAGTCCTTCGACGGCCAACTCTCGGGCCGGCAGGCCAAATACGTGGTCCAACGCGACGCCTCGGGCCGTCGCTTTTATTTCGATTCCCAAGGCCGGGAGCTGGCCGACATCAACGGCCACGACGTGCGTCTGACCATCGACGCCCAGATTCAGTTTTTCGCCGAAGAGGAACTCGAGAAAGCCGTTACCACCAACAACGCCAAGGCCGGCACCTGCCTCGTGGTCCACGTGCCCACGGGCGAAGTTCTGGCCATGGCCAACTATCCCTTTTTCAATCCCAACGTCGGGCGCGGCATCAGTCCGCGCATTGCCCGCAATCACGCCGCCCTGGATGTGTTCGAACCCGGTTCCACCATGAAGCCCCTGCTCGTGGCTGCGGCTCTGCAGGAACGCACGGTGCGTCCGTCAACGACGTTTAACTGCGAGAACGGCAAGTTCGGACTGGCCGGCCGGGTCATCAAGGATACCCATTCCTACGGCGTGCTGCCGGTCAATATGATCGTGCGCGTTTCGAGCAACATCGGCGCGGCCAAGATCGGGATGCAGCTCGGCTCGGCCCGACTGCACAACTATTTTGAAAAACTTGGCTTTGGGAGACAGTCCGGATTGCCCATTTCCGGCGAGGGCAAGGGCCTCTTGCGCCCGGTCAAAGCCTGGTCGATCCTGGATCTGGCCACGGCTTCTTTCGGTCAGGGCGTGGCCGTCACCCCGGCCCAACTGGCCCAGGCCTATCTCATTTTGGCCAACGACGGGGTGTACAAGCCGCTGAAGATCGTGGCCGCTCCCGACGACGCCGCAGCCCAACGCCAGCCCTACCGGGTGTTTGATGCCGACGTGGCCCGCACGGTCCAGCAAATGATGCGCGACGTGGTCCATGAGGAGCACGGCACCGGCCGCTCGGCCATGATCGCCGGCCTGGAAACCGGCGGCAAGACCGGCACGGCCCAGAAGGCCGGTTCGACCGGCGGTTACGGCAACAAATATCTTGGCTCCTATGTCTCCTTTATCCCGGCCATCAGCCCCGAATACATCGTCATGGTCATGGTTGACGAACCCGAGCCAAGCCATTACGGCGGCGTGGTCGCTGCGCCGGCAGTGCGCGAGGTGACCCTGCGGATGCTCTCCTACCTCGGCCGGATGCCTGAAACCGTGCAGGTGGCCAAGGCGGCGGCCTCCGGCGCTGTTTCCGGCTCCACGGCTGCAGCCGAGACGCCGGCTGCGCCCATGGCGCCGTCCAAGGCGGACAAGGACATCCTGGCCATCGCCCAGTCCAAAACGGCCGAGACCAAGGCCGTCGAAATCCATGCCGTGCCGGATTTTTCAGGGATGCCGCTGCGGCGGGTGGTGGAGATTCTGGCCGGCAAGGGCATTATGCCGCGCCTGGAAGGGCAGGGGCTGGTGGTCTCCAAGCAAAGTCCCGGTCCGGGTACGCCCTGGCCCGGGGAAAACAAATCAGAGTTCGTGCTCTGGCTGGCCAGACCGTCCTGA
- a CDS encoding UDP-N-acetylmuramoyl-L-alanyl-D-glutamate--2,6-diaminopimelate ligase produces the protein MTATTAIPAFSALLDAVRQGGVDVAAHSGKTTPGGVFVALPGSKDDGSRFIAEALARGAAFVVAGPGVVLPAGSTARLVVVDDAKAALGALAGARYGTEAMTMPVVAVTGTNGKTTVAYLVERLGAAAGRKVGLLGTVAYRWPGFSRDASLTTPDCLTIHQCLGEMAAAGCTLAVMEASSHALDQDRLAGLSFAAAAYTNLTQDHLDYHHDMAAYFEAKAKLFRRYLARPENAVLNFDDPYGLRLLREFPTAIGYGLTVPPAGFSRLLVGGIQQAGRDGLTIGANFGDDSYVIASPMPGRHNAQNILAAFGLALALGLPTETLASLADCNGAPGRLERIPNPAGLTILVDYAHTPDALENVLTAAREFTTGRLFVVFGCGGDRDRTKRPLMGAAVARFADVAVLTSDNPRHEDPLAIIADVKPGLAKARRAILEPDRRRAVELALSEMRPEDVLVIAGKGHETYQQIGDVKHPFSDAAVVRELTGCA, from the coding sequence ATGACAGCAACTACCGCAATACCAGCTTTTTCCGCGCTCCTTGACGCCGTGCGCCAGGGGGGTGTGGACGTGGCCGCCCATTCCGGCAAGACAACGCCGGGGGGCGTGTTTGTGGCTTTGCCCGGTTCCAAGGACGACGGCAGCCGGTTCATTGCCGAGGCCCTGGCCCGGGGCGCGGCCTTTGTGGTGGCCGGGCCCGGCGTTGTCCTGCCGGCCGGGTCGACGGCCCGGCTGGTCGTTGTGGACGACGCCAAGGCCGCCCTTGGGGCGCTGGCCGGGGCGCGCTACGGCACCGAGGCCATGACCATGCCGGTCGTTGCCGTTACCGGCACCAACGGCAAGACCACCGTCGCCTATCTGGTCGAGCGCCTGGGCGCGGCGGCCGGGCGCAAGGTCGGGCTTTTGGGCACCGTCGCCTATCGTTGGCCCGGGTTTTCCCGCGACGCCTCCCTGACCACGCCCGACTGCCTGACCATTCACCAGTGCCTGGGCGAAATGGCCGCCGCCGGCTGCACCCTGGCCGTCATGGAAGCCTCCTCCCACGCCCTGGACCAGGATCGCTTGGCCGGCCTGTCCTTTGCCGCCGCCGCCTATACCAACCTGACCCAGGACCATCTGGACTACCACCACGACATGGCCGCCTATTTCGAGGCCAAGGCCAAGCTTTTTCGCCGCTACCTCGCGCGCCCGGAAAACGCGGTGCTCAATTTCGACGATCCCTACGGGTTGCGGCTGTTGCGCGAATTCCCCACAGCCATTGGCTACGGCCTGACCGTGCCGCCCGCCGGCTTTTCCCGTCTCCTCGTCGGCGGCATCCAGCAGGCCGGCCGCGACGGTCTGACCATCGGGGCCAATTTCGGCGACGACTCCTACGTCATCGCCTCGCCCATGCCCGGCCGCCACAACGCCCAGAACATCCTGGCCGCCTTCGGCTTGGCTCTGGCCTTGGGCCTGCCCACGGAAACCCTGGCCTCCCTGGCTGATTGTAATGGCGCGCCGGGGCGTCTGGAACGCATCCCCAACCCGGCCGGGCTGACCATCCTGGTGGACTATGCCCATACCCCGGACGCCCTGGAGAATGTTCTCACCGCCGCCCGGGAATTTACCACTGGCCGCCTTTTTGTCGTTTTCGGCTGCGGCGGCGACCGCGACCGCACCAAGCGCCCGCTCATGGGCGCGGCCGTGGCCCGCTTCGCCGACGTGGCTGTTTTGACCTCGGACAATCCCAGGCACGAAGACCCCCTGGCCATTATCGCCGACGTCAAACCGGGGCTGGCCAAGGCCCGTCGGGCCATCCTCGAACCCGATCGTCGCCGGGCCGTTGAACTGGCCCTGTCGGAAATGCGACCCGAGGACGTGCTGGTCATCGCCGGCAAAGGACACGAAACCTATCAGCAGATCGGCGACGTGAAGCACCCGTTTTCCGACGCCGCCGTGGTCAGGGAGCTTACCGGATGCGCATGA
- a CDS encoding CBS domain-containing protein: MLRKRAFDALRTDVLAVDAGEPLELVASKLQQHLEKCPELDAAVVMRQGRYVGIVSLRTLLSDLNDCALDASLRTSLGDDDFEETYRAACRHCMGRKAADAARRDIPKVSAADPLHLVLDAMIKADSRFAVVLEGERLLGLVPLGEIFREMRRECAQL, translated from the coding sequence ATGCTACGCAAACGCGCCTTCGACGCCTTGCGCACCGACGTGCTTGCCGTCGACGCCGGCGAGCCCCTGGAACTTGTTGCCAGCAAATTGCAGCAACATCTGGAGAAATGCCCGGAACTGGATGCCGCCGTGGTCATGCGCCAGGGGCGCTACGTGGGTATCGTGAGTCTTCGGACGCTCCTGTCGGACTTAAACGACTGCGCCCTGGACGCAAGCCTGCGCACCAGTCTTGGCGATGATGATTTTGAGGAAACCTATCGCGCCGCCTGTCGCCACTGCATGGGGCGCAAAGCGGCCGACGCCGCCCGGCGCGACATCCCCAAGGTGTCGGCCGCCGATCCCCTGCATCTGGTCCTGGACGCCATGATCAAGGCGGACAGCCGCTTTGCCGTGGTCTTGGAAGGCGAGCGGCTGCTTGGACTGGTGCCCTTGGGCGAGATCTTCCGCGAGATGCGCCGCGAGTGCGCCCAGCTGTAA
- a CDS encoding HD-GYP domain-containing protein codes for MRERSTLEIPVGLEEEYYQINPDILQSFSKFRPPLNIYRFLEPVSRITPYYKVGDRLSKEQSQELADLVAGGTIFVSREDHSVYVKHISYQLDLVLLDKHLTEAEIADIFQIALTRRMEAFFDQPVRIVYDKVREDVLVLTEYVWEDFNRTKALAKRMHTTHSLPNHAVNCGLLGLHLFLAGQSETFRDSRNARAILDRTILGLFLHDLGMTRVPAMIRDKTKTLLPDEMQKIRNHTMAGYEMLTRIDIKFAEMERCVSEHHERLDGSGYPQKLTMGNISELGLLAGVVDSFCAMIAKRAYAPAMEPLAAAKKLFDDSRRYPSDIVKRLIAMLANQK; via the coding sequence ATGCGCGAGAGGTCGACACTGGAAATTCCGGTAGGACTTGAAGAAGAATATTACCAGATCAATCCGGATATTCTCCAGAGTTTTAGCAAGTTCCGCCCGCCGCTCAATATCTACCGGTTCCTGGAGCCGGTTTCCCGCATCACGCCGTATTATAAGGTTGGGGACCGACTTTCCAAGGAGCAATCCCAGGAGTTGGCCGATCTGGTGGCCGGGGGCACGATCTTCGTCTCCCGCGAAGATCATTCGGTCTACGTCAAGCACATCAGCTACCAGCTCGATCTGGTGCTCCTCGACAAGCATCTCACCGAAGCGGAGATTGCCGATATTTTCCAGATTGCGCTCACCCGGCGCATGGAAGCCTTCTTCGATCAGCCGGTGCGCATCGTCTACGACAAGGTGCGCGAGGACGTTTTGGTGCTGACCGAGTACGTGTGGGAGGATTTCAACCGCACCAAGGCCCTGGCCAAGCGGATGCACACCACCCACAGCCTGCCCAACCACGCCGTCAACTGCGGCCTGCTCGGCCTGCACCTGTTTCTGGCCGGCCAGTCCGAGACGTTTCGCGACAGCAGAAATGCGCGCGCCATCCTGGATCGCACCATCCTTGGCCTGTTTCTGCACGATCTTGGCATGACCCGGGTGCCGGCCATGATCCGCGACAAGACCAAGACGTTGCTGCCCGATGAAATGCAAAAAATCCGCAACCATACCATGGCCGGATATGAGATGCTCACGCGCATCGACATCAAGTTTGCGGAAATGGAGCGCTGCGTGTCGGAACACCACGAGCGCCTCGACGGCTCGGGCTACCCGCAGAAACTGACCATGGGCAATATCTCGGAATTGGGACTCTTGGCCGGTGTGGTGGATTCGTTTTGCGCCATGATTGCCAAGCGGGCTTACGCCCCGGCCATGGAACCGCTGGCGGCGGCCAAAAAACTCTTCGACGACAGCCGCCGCTACCCCAGCGACATTGTCAAACGGTTGATCGCCATGCTGGCCAATCAAAAATAG
- a CDS encoding UDP-N-acetylmuramoyl-tripeptide--D-alanyl-D-alanine ligase produces MRMTLSDLLVATGAVGDVGERGNPVIESVRIDSRAAAPASLFVCIPGERLDGHNFAAEAVAKGAAAVLADRPLSGLPEGTPVLLVRDTVAALGKLARAWRERVGAKLVAVSGSAGKTTVKELTASILSKVGPTAKNYKNYNNKIGLPLSMLEAGEADRAWVMELGISAPGEMEPLAAIAEPDVAVIHNVGPAHLEALGDVAGVAAEKVKLFAALRPGGTALASVDYPELWSAAQAVFPGVVALSTKGGPARYRAKYLGAISEGRGRFFLRLDDLELDVVTPLTGGHFAENILAAAAAAHIMGAGAEQISSGLATAVMPEQRFFCRRHGNYTLIDDTYNANPLSMRRAIAAAAESAQGKPLVLVLGEMREMGAHAEVEHRRMGEAAAESGAKAVFYHGAYADIVGEGLSRRGYAGLFAVVESPDAFLETLNAADLGGGVYLFKGSRSMHMEQFLAALTQSIQKDAKV; encoded by the coding sequence ATGCGCATGACCCTGTCTGATCTCCTTGTGGCCACCGGGGCTGTGGGCGACGTGGGCGAGCGGGGCAATCCCGTCATCGAGTCCGTGCGCATCGACAGCCGGGCGGCTGCGCCGGCCAGCCTCTTTGTGTGCATCCCCGGGGAGCGCCTGGACGGCCATAATTTTGCCGCCGAGGCCGTGGCCAAGGGGGCAGCCGCCGTCCTGGCCGACCGCCCGCTTTCCGGTCTGCCCGAAGGCACGCCCGTTCTCTTGGTGCGCGACACCGTGGCTGCGCTTGGCAAGCTGGCCCGGGCCTGGCGGGAGCGCGTCGGGGCCAAGCTCGTGGCCGTGTCCGGTTCGGCCGGCAAGACCACGGTCAAGGAACTGACCGCTTCGATTCTCTCGAAAGTGGGTCCGACCGCCAAGAATTACAAGAATTACAACAACAAGATCGGCCTGCCCCTGTCGATGCTCGAAGCCGGCGAGGCTGACCGGGCCTGGGTCATGGAGCTTGGCATTTCCGCCCCGGGTGAAATGGAGCCGTTGGCCGCCATTGCCGAACCCGATGTGGCCGTCATCCACAATGTCGGTCCGGCCCATCTGGAGGCCCTTGGCGACGTGGCCGGGGTGGCTGCCGAGAAGGTGAAGCTCTTTGCCGCCCTGCGCCCCGGCGGCACAGCCCTGGCCTCGGTGGATTACCCGGAACTCTGGAGCGCGGCCCAAGCCGTTTTTCCGGGGGTTGTGGCCCTGTCCACCAAGGGCGGCCCGGCGCGTTACCGGGCCAAGTATCTGGGCGCCATTTCCGAAGGACGCGGCCGTTTTTTTCTGCGTCTGGACGACTTGGAGCTGGACGTCGTAACGCCGCTGACCGGCGGGCACTTCGCTGAAAACATCCTGGCCGCCGCCGCTGCCGCCCACATCATGGGGGCCGGCGCGGAGCAGATCAGTTCCGGCTTGGCCACGGCCGTTATGCCCGAACAGCGTTTTTTCTGCCGTCGCCACGGCAACTACACGCTTATTGACGACACCTACAACGCCAATCCCCTGTCTATGCGCCGGGCCATTGCCGCTGCCGCCGAATCGGCCCAGGGCAAGCCGCTGGTGCTGGTGCTTGGCGAGATGCGCGAGATGGGCGCCCATGCCGAGGTCGAACACCGGCGAATGGGCGAGGCTGCGGCCGAAAGTGGGGCCAAGGCTGTTTTTTACCACGGGGCCTACGCGGATATCGTCGGCGAGGGACTCTCCCGCCGGGGGTACGCCGGCCTCTTTGCCGTGGTGGAGAGCCCGGATGCCTTTCTGGAAACCCTGAATGCCGCCGACCTCGGCGGCGGCGTCTATCTCTTTAAAGGTTCCCGCTCCATGCACATGGAACAATTCCTGGCGGCCCTGACCCAAAGCATCCAGAAGGACGCCAAGGTATGA
- the mraY gene encoding phospho-N-acetylmuramoyl-pentapeptide-transferase produces the protein MIYAFLVPLVAHFSALNVFRYITFRSIAALLTALVLSIVFGPKFIGALRRLKFGQYINEDVAAHQQKAGTPTMGGLLLGFCIITSVLLWGDLANEYVWMTLFVFLGFGALGFVDDYAKVVKKRNKGLTPKQKLLGQVIVAGVAAAVLLSDPEYSTRLAVPFFKHLTPDLGMWYLPFAMIVMIGASNAVNLTDGLDGLAIGPMIVNAAMFGLFVYVAGHAQMARYLQVMPVSGVGEVTVFCGALVGAGLGFLWFNAYPAQIFMGDVGSLSLGGVLGFLAVLCKQELLLIVVGGLYVAETVSVILQVGYFKMTGGKRIFRMAPLHHHFELMGVPESKIIIRFWILSILLALVGLSTLKLR, from the coding sequence ATGATCTACGCTTTTTTAGTGCCGCTCGTGGCGCATTTCAGCGCCTTAAACGTCTTTCGCTACATCACGTTCCGGTCGATTGCGGCACTGTTGACCGCTCTGGTCCTGTCCATTGTCTTTGGACCGAAGTTCATCGGGGCCTTGCGGCGGCTGAAGTTCGGCCAGTACATCAACGAGGACGTGGCCGCGCATCAGCAAAAGGCCGGAACGCCAACCATGGGCGGCCTGCTCCTTGGCTTTTGCATCATTACGAGCGTCCTGTTGTGGGGCGATCTGGCCAACGAATATGTCTGGATGACCTTGTTCGTCTTTCTCGGTTTCGGGGCGCTGGGCTTTGTGGACGACTACGCCAAGGTGGTGAAAAAGCGCAACAAAGGCCTCACTCCCAAGCAGAAGCTCCTGGGGCAGGTGATCGTGGCCGGCGTGGCCGCTGCGGTCTTGTTGTCTGATCCCGAATATTCCACCCGGCTGGCCGTGCCCTTTTTCAAGCATCTGACCCCGGATCTGGGCATGTGGTATCTGCCTTTTGCCATGATCGTCATGATCGGGGCCTCCAACGCCGTCAATTTGACCGACGGTCTGGACGGACTGGCCATCGGACCCATGATCGTCAACGCGGCCATGTTCGGGCTTTTCGTCTATGTGGCCGGCCATGCCCAGATGGCCCGCTACCTGCAAGTCATGCCGGTGTCCGGCGTTGGCGAGGTCACGGTCTTTTGCGGGGCGCTGGTCGGGGCCGGTCTGGGTTTTCTCTGGTTTAACGCCTACCCGGCCCAGATTTTCATGGGCGACGTGGGCTCGCTGTCCCTTGGCGGAGTGCTCGGGTTTCTGGCCGTCCTCTGCAAGCAGGAACTGCTGCTCATCGTTGTCGGCGGCCTGTACGTGGCCGAGACCGTCTCGGTCATCCTCCAGGTCGGGTACTTCAAAATGACCGGCGGCAAGCGGATTTTTCGTATGGCCCCGTTGCACCACCATTTCGAGCTGATGGGCGTGCCGGAATCCAAGATCATCATCCGGTTCTGGATTCTCTCCATTTTACTGGCCCTGGTCGGGCTTTCCACCCTCAAACTGCGGTAG
- a CDS encoding alpha/beta fold hydrolase: MPTVTANGIQIAYDTFGEKHFPALLLIAGNGAQLTFWDIEFCEHLAQTGLFVIRFDNRDAGLSTKFEEAGIPDIMATIQAAMEGKAVQSAYTLEDMADDSVGLLAALGIEKAHICGASMGGMIAQVIASRHQGHVLSLTSIMSSTGNPGLPQGKPEAIAAVVAPPPEEREAYIEHNVQTWRKIWSPGFPFEEERARAFLETSYDRSYYPQGMARQNAALMVSGDRRPSLASIKAPTLVIHGAKDPLLPVEAGKDTAQTIPGARLLIIPGMGHDMPKGTWAKIVSAISEQTQHANA; encoded by the coding sequence ATGCCAACTGTAACAGCCAATGGGATTCAGATTGCGTACGACACGTTTGGCGAGAAGCATTTTCCTGCACTCTTATTAATCGCAGGGAATGGAGCCCAACTAACATTCTGGGATATTGAGTTCTGTGAACACTTGGCCCAAACAGGGCTCTTCGTCATTCGTTTTGACAACCGTGACGCCGGCCTCTCGACAAAATTTGAGGAAGCGGGCATCCCGGATATTATGGCGACAATACAAGCCGCCATGGAAGGCAAGGCCGTGCAGTCAGCCTATACTCTTGAAGATATGGCCGACGACTCCGTTGGCCTCCTGGCTGCGTTAGGCATAGAGAAAGCCCACATCTGCGGCGCTTCAATGGGCGGCATGATCGCTCAGGTCATCGCCTCCAGACACCAGGGACATGTCCTGAGCCTGACGTCCATCATGTCGAGCACAGGCAACCCCGGCCTTCCGCAAGGGAAACCAGAGGCAATAGCTGCTGTTGTCGCGCCGCCGCCGGAGGAACGCGAAGCCTATATTGAGCACAATGTGCAGACATGGCGAAAAATCTGGAGTCCTGGATTTCCATTTGAGGAAGAACGAGCCCGAGCATTCTTAGAAACGAGCTATGATCGGTCCTATTATCCGCAGGGAATGGCGCGCCAAAATGCGGCCCTTATGGTCAGTGGAGACAGAAGACCGTCGCTTGCATCCATCAAAGCGCCAACACTTGTGATACATGGGGCAAAAGATCCGCTGCTGCCCGTCGAGGCAGGGAAAGACACAGCCCAGACGATACCGGGGGCCCGGTTATTGATTATTCCCGGTATGGGCCATGACATGCCAAAAGGGACCTGGGCGAAAATAGTCAGCGCTATTTCGGAGCAGACACAGCACGCCAACGCATGA
- the rsmH gene encoding 16S rRNA (cytosine(1402)-N(4))-methyltransferase RsmH: MDNQPVHIPVLLQEVIEYLGIKPGMKILDATVGLGGHSRGMLDAAGGEGQVLGLDRDREALSEAGRRLAPYGERVRLVRSRLSRFPAILAEAGWEKVDAALLDAGMSSLQLDDPERGFGFLNDGPLDMRMGAEDGGESAEALINLAPFARLAEIIREYGEDPQAGRIARAIVAAREQAPITTTARLAEVVWQAYPAKWRATARQHPATRTFQALRMAVNEELAELAAFLEAIPDHLAPGGRVAVISFHSLEDRLVKRAFRHEATDCLCPREQMVCICGHRARFRILTKKPVMAGEEEVRGNSRARSAKLRVAERLPDAGDRAAY; this comes from the coding sequence GTGGACAACCAACCCGTGCATATACCGGTCCTTTTACAGGAAGTGATCGAATACCTCGGCATCAAGCCGGGGATGAAAATTCTGGACGCCACGGTCGGGCTTGGCGGGCATTCTAGGGGGATGCTCGATGCGGCCGGGGGAGAGGGGCAGGTGCTCGGTTTGGACAGGGATAGGGAAGCCCTGTCCGAGGCCGGGCGACGACTTGCCCCCTACGGCGAGCGGGTGCGCCTGGTGCGCTCGCGTTTAAGCCGGTTCCCGGCCATCCTGGCCGAGGCGGGGTGGGAGAAGGTCGATGCTGCACTCCTGGACGCAGGGATGTCCTCGTTGCAGCTCGACGACCCGGAGCGGGGCTTCGGGTTTTTAAACGACGGCCCCCTGGACATGCGCATGGGGGCCGAGGACGGCGGGGAGAGCGCCGAGGCGCTGATCAATCTGGCCCCGTTTGCCAGATTGGCCGAGATCATCCGGGAGTACGGCGAAGATCCGCAGGCCGGGCGCATTGCCCGGGCCATCGTGGCGGCCAGGGAACAGGCGCCCATCACCACCACGGCCCGGTTGGCCGAGGTGGTCTGGCAGGCCTACCCGGCCAAATGGCGGGCCACGGCCCGGCAGCACCCGGCCACGCGGACCTTCCAGGCCCTGCGGATGGCCGTCAATGAAGAGTTGGCCGAACTGGCCGCCTTTTTGGAGGCCATCCCGGACCATCTTGCCCCGGGGGGGCGGGTGGCCGTGATCTCGTTTCACTCCCTGGAGGACCGGCTGGTCAAGCGGGCGTTTCGCCACGAGGCCACCGATTGTCTGTGCCCCAGGGAACAGATGGTCTGTATTTGCGGGCATCGGGCCAGGTTTCGGATCCTGACCAAAAAGCCCGTCATGGCAGGGGAAGAGGAAGTTCGGGGCAACTCGCGCGCGCGCAGCGCCAAGCTGCGGGTGGCCGAGCGGTTGCCAGACGCCGGGGATAGGGCCGCATACTAG